A single window of Rhodamnia argentea isolate NSW1041297 chromosome 5, ASM2092103v1, whole genome shotgun sequence DNA harbors:
- the LOC115740050 gene encoding potassium transporter 5-like, producing the protein MAEKEEVVEMEEEEELENKMKLNREERKVSWVRLRRIDSLNLEAGRVSMSHANSSKVNWQRTMSLAFQSIGVVYGDIGTSPLYVYSSTFTKGIKDTQDILGVLSLIIYTIALIPLLKYIFIVLLANDNGDGGTFALYSLICRYTKVSLIPNQQPEDRELSNYKLDAPSSQLRRAQKIKEMLENSKTAQIMLFLITIMGTSMVIGDGVLTPSMSVLSAVGGIKSLGQDVVVVISVVILIILFYVQRYGTDRVGFTFAPIIFVWFAFISSIGLFNLFKYDIGVLRAFNPKYIVDYFNRNGKQAWVSLGGIFLCITGTEAMFADLGHFNVRAIQISFSCLTFPALLTAYSGQAAYLMKHQHNVKNTFYDSIPDPLYWPMFVVAVAAAIIASQAMISGTFSIVSQSLTLGCFPRVKVVHTSAKYEGQVYIPEVNYMLMVACVLVTTGFQTPTNIGNAYGIAVVSVMLITTCMLTLIMLVIWKTSIWWIVLFFAIFGSIELLYLSSVYYKFVEGGFLPLVFAAVLMAVMIIWHYVQKQRYMYELKNKVSAEFIRDLAANPRTNRVPGVALLYSELVQGIPPILSHFVANIPSIHSVLVLVSIKNLPISKVALEERFLFKQVEPRGFRMFRCVVRYGYKDKMEEPHEFERRLADRLKEFIQHEYFFLEAKNKDDNQKDETTIQVAEEEMQFVQKAMEGGAVYLLGEAEVVAEPNSSLFKKIVVNYAYSFLRKNFRQGEKIMAVPRNRLLRVGMTYEI; encoded by the exons ATGGcggagaaggaggaggtggtggagatggaggaagaagaagaactggAGAACAAGATGAAGCTGAACAGGGAGGAGCGGAAGGTCTCGTGGGTGAGACTGCGTCGCATCGACTCTCTCAACCTGGAGGCCGGTCGAGTCTCCATGTCCCACGCCAACTCCTCCAAG GTGAATTGGCAAAGGACGATGAGTTTGGCATTTCAGAGTATAGGAGTGGTGTACGGTGACATAGGGACGTCTCCACTCTACGTGTACTCGAGTACGTTTACAAAGGGAATCAAGGACACTCAGGACATTCTTGGCGTTCTGTCGCTAATCATCTACACAATTGCCCTCATCCCCTTGCTCAAGTATATCTTCATCGTTCTCTTGGCCAATGACAATGGCGACG GAGGGACGTTCGCATTGTACTCACTGATATGCAGGTATACGAAGGTGAGCCTAATCCCGAATCAACAGCCAGAGGATCGAGAACTTTCAAACTACAAGCTCGACGCTCCGTCAAGTCAATTGCGACGAGCACAGAAGATTAAGGAGATGCTCGAGAACAGCAAGACTGCCCAGATCATGCTCTTTCTCATCACCATCATGGGCACTTCGATGGTCATCGGGGACGGTGTTCTCACTCCATCCATGTCAG TTCTTTCCGCAGTGGGCGGGATCAAGTCACTGGGCCAAG ATGTGGTGGTGGTGATATCGGTAGTGATCCTGATAATCCTTTTCTACGTCCAGAGGTACGGGACGGACCGGGTCGGGTTCACGTTTGCGCCCATCATCTTCGTCTGGTTCGCGTTCATTAGCAGCATCGGGCTCTTCAACCTGTTCAAGTACGACATCGGCGTGTTGCGTGCCTTCAACCCAAAGTACATCGTCGACTACTTCAACCGCAACGGCAAGCAAGCCTGGGTCTCGCTTGGCGGCATCTTCCTCTGCATTACAG GCACTGAGGCCATGTTTGCTGATCTGGGTCATTTCAATGTTCGAGCAATCCAA ATCAGCTTCTCTTGTCTCACGTTTCCTGCACTTTTGACCGCATATAGTGGACAAGCAGCTTATCTCATGAAGCACCAACACAATGTTAAGAACACTTTTTATGACTCAATCCCAG ATCCATTGTACTGGCCGATGTTCGTGGTGGCGGTCGCCGCGGCAATCATCGCGAGCCAGGCAATGATCTCAGGGACATTCTCCATCGTCTCGCAATCCCTGACTTTGGGCTGCTTCCCAAGGGTCAAGGTGGTTCACACGTCCGCCAAGTACGAGGGCCAGGTTTACATACCGGAGGTGAACTACATGCTCATGGTCGCCTGCGTCTTGGTCACCACCGGCTTCCAGACCCCAACCAATATCGGCAACGCCTACG GAATTGCTGTCGTGAGCGTCATGCTGATCACGACTTGTATGCTCACTCTTATCATGCTCGTGATATGGAAGACGAGCATATGGTGGATAGTGCTCTTCTTCGCCATCTTCGGCTCGATCGAATTGCTCTATCTCTCATCGGTCTACTACAAGTTCGTAGAGGGCGGTTTCCTGCCTCTCGTGTTCGCGGCCGTCCTCATGGCCGTCATGATAATCTGGCATTACGTCCAAAAACAACGGTACATGTACGAGCTCAAGAACAAGGTCTCAGCCGAGTTTATCAGGGATCTCGCGGCGAACCCAAGAACCAACCGTGTCCCCGGGGTTGCCCTCCTGTACTCAGAGCTCGTGCAGGGCATTCCTCCGATATTATCGCATTTTGTGGCAAATATTCCGTCTATCCATTCGGTTCTAGTCCTCGTCTCGATCAAGAACCTCCCGATCAGCAAGGTCGCGCTAGAGGAACGGTTCTTGTTCAAGCAGGTGGAGCCGAGGGGCTTCAGGATGTTCCGCTGTGTCGTGCGGTATGGATACAAGGACAAGATGGAGGAGCCGCACGAGTTCGAGCGCCGGTTGGCGGACAGGTTGAAGGAATTCATCCAGCATGAGTACTTCTTCCTCGAGGCCAAGAACAAGGATGACAACCAAAAGGATGAGACCACAATCCAAGTGGCCGAAGAGGAGATGCAGTTCGTGCAGAAAGCGATGGAGGGGGGCGCAGTGTACCTCCTTGGGGAAGCCGAGGTGGTCGCCGAGCCGAACTCGTCCTTGTTCAAGAAGATCGTCGTCAACTACGCCTACAGTTTCCTCAGGAAGAATTTCAGGCAAGGCGAGAAAATCATGGCGGTCCCAAGGAATAGGCTTCTGAGGGTTGGCATGACATATGAGATATGA